A single Streptococcus thermophilus DNA region contains:
- a CDS encoding IS256 family transposase: protein MTQFTTELLNFLAQKQDIDEFFRTSLETAMNDLLQAELSAFLGYELYDKLGYNSGNSRNGSYARKFETKYGTVQLSIPRDRNGNFSPALLPAYGRRDDHLEEMVIKLYQTGVTTREISDIIERMYGHHYSPATISNISKATQENVATFHERSLEANYSVLFLDGTCLPLRRGTVSKECIHIALGITPEGQKAVLGYEIAPNENNASWSTLLDKLQNQGIQQVSLVVTDGFKGIEQIINQAYPLAKQQRCLIHISRNLASKVKRADRAVILEQFKTIYRAENLEMAVQALENFIAEWKPKYRKVMESLENTDNLLTFYQFSYQIWHSIYSTNLIESLNKEIKRQTKKKVLFPNEEALERYLVTLFEDYNFKQNQRIHKGFGQCADTLESLFD, encoded by the coding sequence ATGACTCAGTTTACCACAGAACTACTTAACTTCCTAGCCCAAAAGCAAGATATTGATGAATTTTTCCGTACTTCTCTTGAAACAGCAATGAATGATCTGCTTCAAGCAGAGTTATCAGCCTTTTTAGGGTATGAACTTTACGATAAATTAGGCTATAATTCTGGGAATAGTCGTAACGGAAGCTATGCACGGAAATTCGAAACCAAATATGGGACTGTTCAGTTGAGTATTCCTAGAGATCGTAATGGGAACTTTAGTCCAGCTTTGCTTCCCGCTTATGGACGTCGAGATGACCACTTGGAAGAGATGGTTATCAAACTCTATCAAACCGGTGTAACGACTCGAGAAATTAGTGATATCATCGAGCGAATGTATGGTCATCACTATAGTCCTGCCACAATTTCTAATATCTCAAAAGCAACTCAGGAGAATGTCGCTACTTTTCATGAGCGAAGCTTAGAAGCCAATTACTCTGTTTTATTTCTTGACGGAACCTGTCTTCCCTTAAGACGTGGAACCGTTAGTAAAGAATGTATTCATATCGCACTTGGCATTACACCAGAAGGACAGAAGGCTGTTCTTGGATATGAAATCGCCCCAAATGAAAACAATGCTTCTTGGTCCACCCTGTTAGACAAGCTTCAAAACCAAGGAATCCAACAGGTTTCTCTTGTAGTGACCGATGGCTTCAAGGGGATTGAACAGATTATCAATCAGGCTTACCCATTAGCTAAACAACAACGTTGCTTAATTCATATTAGTCGAAATCTGGCTAGTAAAGTGAAACGAGCAGATAGAGCGGTTATTCTGGAGCAATTTAAAACGATTTATCGTGCTGAAAATTTAGAAATGGCAGTGCAAGCTTTAGAGAACTTTATCGCCGAATGGAAACCAAAGTATAGGAAAGTCATGGAAAGTCTGGAGAATACGGATAATCTTTTAACTTTTTATCAGTTTTCCTACCAGATTTGGCATAGCATTTATTCGACAAACCTCATTGAGTCTCTTAACAAAGAAATCAAACGTCAAACGAAAAAGAAGGTTCTTTTTCCTAACGAGGAGGCTCTGGAACGTTATTTAGTTACCCTGTTTGAAGATTATAATTTCAAGCAAAATCAACGCATCCATAAAGGGTTTGGCCAGTGTGCTGACACACTTGAAAGCTTATTTGATTAA